The SAR202 cluster bacterium sequence GGAAGTCGGCAGTTCGAAGTTTGAAGCAGTTGGCAGTTGGGAAGGCGGGCGCATTGCTCCCGTGCTGACCAACTGCCAACTGCTAACTGCCAACTACCAGTTTTGTTGACGCTCATCGCTCGCGGGTGGTATTTATATCTCACAGGCGGACTTGTCTAACACTAGTGATGCGTCAAGCGTTTCGGGTGTGAATGTATGTTGACGGAAAGACAAGCGCAGATCCTCAAGATCATCGTCGGAGACTATATCCGGACGGCAGTTCCGATCGCCTCCGATTCTATAGCCAAGCACCATGACCTGGGAGTGAGCTCGGCCACGATTCGCAACGAGGTTGCCCGCCTGGAGGCTAAGGGGTATATCTCGCGCCCTCACCTTTCTGCCGGAAGCGTGCCGCTGGACAATGGGTACCGCCTTTACGTAGAGGCTGTGCTCGGCAAGAGGCAAGAAGCCGAGACCGTGGACGACGAGGCGAGGACGAAGATCCGCCGGAGGCTGCTTGAGGCTGAGCGTGAGGCGGAAGACTGGGCGGGCGCTGCGGCGGACATCCTGGCGCAGCTTGTTGGCAACATGGCGGTGACGACTTTCCCCAAGGCACGGGAGCCGCGCATCAAGCACGTGGAGATTGTGCCTATACAGGACATGCTGGCGCTGCTCATCGTTGTGCTTGAGCAGGCGCGCGTTCGAAAGCAGCTCATTCGCCTCAAGAGCGCCGTGACGCCCGTTGAGATGGAGGCATCCGCTAACCGCATAAAGCAGTGGGTTTCCGGTCTCACTCGGCATGAGATCAAGGCGCT is a genomic window containing:
- the hrcA gene encoding heat-inducible transcription repressor HrcA, translated to MLTERQAQILKIIVGDYIRTAVPIASDSIAKHHDLGVSSATIRNEVARLEAKGYISRPHLSAGSVPLDNGYRLYVEAVLGKRQEAETVDDEARTKIRRRLLEAEREAEDWAGAAADILAQLVGNMAVTTFPKAREPRIKHVEIVPIQDMLALLIVVLEQARVRKQLIRLKSAVTPVEMEASANRIKQWVSGLTRHEIKALQAPMTPLETEVMEAAASILEAEDKGAYSDHFVNGLRNLLRQPEFAEGNKARAVVEGVEDGSLIQAILSETPDGGVVRVIIGQEHSGDNLWPLSVVVCQYGIPGSATGAIGAVGPTRMEYLRAISSVRLVSSLMTELVSGVDK